The following proteins come from a genomic window of Paenibacillus sp. CAA11:
- a CDS encoding prepilin peptidase: MKAKQLMNLFISLSLFLLGLPLGASLYHIGLRLAAGKVGSRSPISTSGRFRLNLRNLRRTILSFRRKYEAGSCQGSCKGSCQKSGGAQAGLYVVTAVVTGSLWMGVYLKFGWSGRTLVGLTLAGLGVLVSVTDFKSKIIPNKVLLFFAPLLFIMVLVFPSAPLWSHLVSGIISGAVLVLIALLSGGGIGMGDAKLFALCGFVLGLPLAFLALLLSCIFAIGVYSVAGFVRTTRGPLSIPFGPGLVLGTLAAYTFDSQLLSAYFSLF; the protein is encoded by the coding sequence ATGAAAGCGAAGCAGCTTATGAATCTGTTTATTTCACTGTCATTGTTCTTGCTGGGGCTTCCCCTCGGCGCAAGCTTATATCATATCGGGCTACGGCTGGCTGCAGGGAAAGTGGGATCCCGCTCACCGATCTCTACGTCCGGCAGGTTCCGCTTAAATCTACGGAATCTGCGCCGGACTATCCTCAGCTTTAGAAGGAAGTATGAGGCAGGATCGTGCCAAGGATCATGCAAGGGATCATGCCAAAAGTCCGGCGGGGCTCAGGCAGGGCTGTATGTTGTCACCGCAGTGGTGACAGGAAGCCTCTGGATGGGAGTCTATCTTAAGTTTGGCTGGAGCGGGAGAACCCTGGTCGGGCTGACGCTGGCAGGCCTTGGGGTTCTTGTATCTGTGACAGATTTCAAATCCAAAATCATTCCCAATAAAGTGCTGCTATTTTTTGCGCCTCTGCTGTTTATAATGGTGCTGGTGTTCCCGTCGGCTCCACTGTGGAGCCATCTGGTATCGGGCATCATCAGCGGTGCTGTCCTCGTATTGATTGCTTTGCTTAGCGGGGGCGGAATAGGAATGGGGGATGCCAAGCTGTTTGCGCTGTGCGGTTTCGTGCTGGGACTTCCTTTGGCTTTTCTTGCCTTGCTGCTGTCCTGTATTTTTGCGATTGGGGTATATAGCGTTGCCGGGTTTGTCCGAACTACGAGGGGGCCGTTGTCCATTCCTTTTGGCCCAGGTCTTGTCCTTGGCACACTGGCGGCTTACACCTTTGATTCACAGCTTCTGAGCGCTTATTTCTCACTTTTTTAA
- a CDS encoding NfeD family protein, protein MHAWVIWLIAAGILLVLEMMTLTFYLLWFSIGAVVAALVAAIAPDAYLLQVIVGCVVSLILTVFTKPLSRRFRAARGFEDAGIELIGRKGIVTEPIEPGQYGIVKIGGDTWSATSSEYQAKDEWVRVIKRSSTRIEVEKWEEFY, encoded by the coding sequence ATGCATGCTTGGGTGATTTGGCTGATTGCAGCCGGGATTCTTCTTGTTCTAGAGATGATGACACTTACCTTCTATTTATTATGGTTCAGCATCGGTGCGGTCGTAGCAGCCCTGGTGGCCGCTATAGCTCCTGACGCATACTTGCTGCAGGTGATTGTTGGCTGCGTCGTTTCGCTGATACTGACCGTGTTTACCAAGCCGCTCTCCCGAAGATTTCGGGCAGCTCGCGGTTTTGAGGATGCGGGGATAGAGCTGATTGGTAGAAAAGGCATTGTGACAGAACCGATCGAACCGGGCCAATACGGCATTGTGAAGATCGGTGGAGACACCTGGAGTGCTACATCCAGCGAGTATCAGGCCAAGGATGAGTGGGTCAGGGTCATTAAGCGGAGCAGTACACGGATTGAAGTTGAGAAATGGGAGGAGTTCTATTAA
- a CDS encoding SPFH domain-containing protein: MPVQWIVIAVVVFVVVVFIALTVKIVPQQRVGVVERLGKFHRLLNPGLNILIPVIDQVRLYHDLRIQQANVPPQTVITKDNVQVQIDSIIFYQVVGPEQATYGISDYVYGVRNISTATMRQIIGKLELDETLSGREKISTEIRIALDEATEKWGVRIERVEVIDIKPPLDIQEAMDKQMKAERNKRAIVLEAEAAKQDMILRAEGDKQSKILKAEGDKEARIREAEGLGQAQELEALGQAKAIQAIAEAERARIENLRAAGLDESVLAYRSFEALTEIAKGPANKVFIPSNAVETLGSLGAIGEVFKAGKSEK, encoded by the coding sequence ATGCCAGTGCAATGGATCGTAATTGCGGTTGTTGTCTTTGTTGTTGTTGTATTCATCGCCCTTACTGTCAAGATCGTACCGCAGCAGCGGGTTGGGGTAGTAGAGCGGCTGGGTAAATTCCATCGGCTGCTGAATCCGGGGTTGAACATTCTGATTCCAGTGATTGATCAGGTACGTCTATACCATGATTTGCGAATTCAACAGGCGAATGTTCCGCCTCAAACGGTGATCACCAAGGATAACGTTCAGGTGCAGATCGACTCGATTATTTTCTATCAGGTGGTAGGACCAGAACAAGCGACCTATGGAATTTCTGATTATGTCTATGGGGTTCGGAATATCTCAACCGCAACGATGCGCCAAATTATCGGTAAGCTGGAGCTGGATGAGACCTTGTCCGGCCGGGAGAAAATCTCTACAGAGATCCGGATCGCGCTTGATGAAGCTACCGAGAAGTGGGGAGTGCGCATCGAGCGGGTGGAAGTGATCGACATCAAGCCTCCATTGGACATTCAGGAAGCGATGGATAAGCAGATGAAGGCTGAACGGAATAAGCGTGCTATCGTCCTTGAAGCTGAAGCAGCCAAGCAGGATATGATCCTGCGTGCCGAAGGGGATAAGCAGAGTAAGATCCTGAAGGCAGAAGGGGATAAGGAAGCCCGGATTCGGGAAGCGGAAGGTCTTGGACAGGCGCAAGAGCTTGAAGCGCTGGGTCAGGCGAAGGCTATTCAGGCCATTGCGGAAGCCGAGAGAGCACGGATCGAGAATCTGCGTGCTGCCGGGCTGGATGAGTCCGTTCTTGCTTACCGCTCCTTCGAAGCTCTTACTGAGATTGCCAAGGGCCCTGCGAACAAGGTGTTCATTCCATCTAATGCGGTGGAGACACTGGGCAGCCTGGGCGCGATCGGCGAAGTATTTAAGGCCGGAAAGAGTGAGAAATAA
- a CDS encoding PspA/IM30 family protein, translating into MSIFDRIANITKAAVHEALNKLENPVLMTGQYLRNLEEDIHGAEAQLRELRITVKVLERQSDEALRLAEQSEQAALSAISEGDELTAKRAVEAKLRHTEQSEAYAAQRSDAEKRITELEFQLEAAQEELVQLKKKREDLAARAQKVRDQEGMIRPNFSRGIDSGAAARGFERMEEKVTGWEAELEARGHYSGAGYVAHSGRSSEIDAEFSRLQSKLAEAKADSDK; encoded by the coding sequence ATGAGTATATTTGACCGTATTGCTAACATCACCAAAGCCGCAGTTCACGAGGCGCTGAACAAGCTGGAGAATCCGGTGCTCATGACCGGACAGTATCTGCGCAACCTCGAAGAGGATATTCACGGAGCTGAGGCCCAGCTTAGAGAGCTGCGCATTACCGTGAAGGTGCTGGAGCGGCAAAGCGATGAGGCGCTGCGCCTGGCTGAGCAAAGCGAGCAAGCGGCCCTCTCCGCCATCTCCGAAGGAGATGAGCTGACCGCGAAGCGGGCCGTCGAAGCCAAGCTGCGGCACACTGAGCAGAGCGAGGCTTATGCTGCACAGCGCTCAGACGCCGAGAAGCGCATCACCGAGCTGGAATTCCAGCTCGAAGCCGCACAGGAAGAGCTGGTGCAGCTTAAGAAGAAGCGCGAGGATCTGGCAGCTCGCGCTCAGAAGGTGCGGGATCAGGAAGGCATGATCCGCCCGAACTTCAGCCGCGGCATTGACAGCGGCGCTGCCGCGAGAGGCTTCGAGCGGATGGAAGAGAAGGTCACCGGCTGGGAAGCGGAGCTTGAGGCCCGCGGGCATTACTCCGGTGCGGGGTACGTCGCGCATAGCGGACGAAGCTCCGAGATCGACGCCGAATTCAGCCGGCTCCAGAGTAAGCTGGCTGAAGCTAAGGCTGACAGCGATAAATAA
- a CDS encoding PspC domain-containing protein has translation MNKLYRSRSDKKLSGLCGGIANWLRVDPTVVRLITVIAAFCSFGTVFALYLIASLLVPEEPYGSFDFDDYHSHY, from the coding sequence ATGAATAAATTGTACCGATCCAGAAGCGACAAGAAGCTTAGCGGCCTGTGCGGCGGTATCGCCAATTGGCTGCGTGTAGACCCAACTGTTGTCCGGCTTATCACCGTCATTGCCGCATTCTGCAGTTTCGGCACGGTGTTTGCCCTTTACCTGATCGCAAGCCTGCTTGTACCTGAAGAGCCTTATGGCAGCTTTGACTTTGATGACTACCATTCCCACTACTAA
- a CDS encoding flavodoxin family protein — protein sequence MSIAVLNGSGRPGGNTELLTNVVLDGLPHTELVLREKRILPIVDQRHTEGGFQPVDDDYDSVVEAVLSHETLIFVSPVYWYGVSGLLKNFIDRWSQSLRDPRYNFKEVMSKKQAFVLVAGGDNPRIKALPLIQQLRYTFDFVGMPLSGYIIGQASKPGEILEDSRAITEAKWLNSLLKQQA from the coding sequence ATGAGTATTGCCGTCTTGAATGGAAGCGGGCGACCGGGAGGAAATACGGAGCTTTTGACGAATGTTGTACTGGATGGACTGCCCCACACGGAGCTGGTGCTGAGGGAGAAGCGGATTTTGCCGATCGTGGACCAGCGTCATACGGAAGGCGGATTTCAGCCGGTAGACGATGATTATGATAGCGTCGTTGAGGCGGTGCTGTCCCACGAGACCTTGATCTTTGTATCTCCGGTGTATTGGTACGGGGTGTCAGGCCTATTGAAAAATTTCATTGATCGCTGGTCACAGAGTCTCCGGGATCCTCGCTACAATTTCAAAGAAGTCATGTCAAAGAAGCAGGCTTTTGTCTTGGTAGCTGGCGGGGACAATCCGCGGATCAAGGCGCTGCCGCTGATTCAGCAGCTTCGGTATACGTTTGATTTTGTAGGTATGCCGCTCTCCGGATATATTATTGGTCAAGCCAGTAAGCCAGGGGAGATTCTGGAGGATAGCCGGGCAATCACGGAGGCCAAATGGCTGAACAGCCTTCTGAAGCAGCAGGCCTAA
- a CDS encoding glycerophosphodiester phosphodiesterase: protein MKELINFAHRGAAGHCPENTMVSFRRALELGATGIETDVQMTKDGELVLIHDESLKRTTGREAWINDVTLEEVRELDAGAWYGAEFAGERIPRLDELLELLKDRSTILNIELKNGMVQYPELEAKVIQAVRRYEMSERVVISSFNHYSLAVCKQIAPEIRTGLLYGEGLYEPWKYAHTVNADALHPWYGAVLPEWVAAAAEEGIAYHPFTVNEPQLMQKMIDAGVAGIITDYPDRLAELLSPKRV, encoded by the coding sequence ATGAAGGAACTGATTAACTTTGCTCACCGGGGGGCTGCCGGGCATTGTCCGGAGAACACGATGGTATCCTTTAGACGCGCCTTGGAGCTGGGAGCTACGGGAATCGAGACCGATGTTCAGATGACTAAGGATGGAGAGCTTGTGCTGATTCATGATGAGTCGCTGAAGCGCACGACAGGCCGGGAAGCCTGGATCAACGATGTGACCCTGGAAGAGGTCAGAGAACTGGATGCCGGCGCGTGGTACGGCGCGGAGTTTGCTGGCGAGCGAATTCCCCGCCTCGATGAGCTGCTTGAGCTGCTAAAGGATCGCAGTACTATTCTGAACATTGAGCTGAAGAACGGAATGGTGCAGTATCCGGAGCTGGAAGCCAAGGTCATCCAAGCGGTGCGCCGGTATGAAATGAGCGAACGCGTAGTTATCTCCAGCTTCAATCATTATTCCTTGGCCGTCTGCAAGCAGATTGCGCCTGAGATTCGGACAGGCCTGCTGTACGGAGAGGGACTTTATGAGCCTTGGAAATATGCGCATACGGTGAATGCTGATGCACTGCATCCATGGTATGGTGCCGTCCTGCCAGAATGGGTGGCAGCTGCAGCTGAAGAGGGCATCGCATACCATCCCTTCACGGTCAATGAGCCGCAATTGATGCAGAAAATGATCGATGCAGGGGTAGCGGGAATTATTACGGATTATCCTGATCGACTAGCTGAATTACTTAGTCCGAAGCGTGTATAA
- a CDS encoding YcnI family copper-binding membrane protein, producing the protein MRKLVAKLTSTLALTAAGLMLFTGIASAHVTVKPAVSSPGAWETYTIKIPAEKDLPTVKIALKIPEQVELKQYQPVPDWKIDTTANNAGKLTTITWTATGKGIEAGQFMQFNFVAKNPDQASDIAWDAFQYYSDGSIVEWTGEEGADTPHSITKITPEAAANATSADSAHDTASGDHSANSSANSTADHAEASAADSSSSTTSTLNLIMSAGALIVSLAALWFAVLAARRRKA; encoded by the coding sequence ATGAGAAAATTAGTTGCAAAACTCACTTCCACTTTAGCTTTAACCGCAGCGGGTCTAATGCTGTTCACGGGGATCGCCAGCGCACATGTCACCGTGAAGCCGGCTGTCTCCAGCCCCGGTGCTTGGGAAACCTATACGATCAAGATTCCGGCCGAGAAAGACCTGCCTACCGTCAAGATTGCGCTCAAAATCCCTGAACAAGTCGAGCTTAAGCAATACCAGCCCGTACCCGACTGGAAGATTGATACAACCGCGAATAATGCCGGCAAGTTGACCACGATTACCTGGACTGCAACAGGCAAGGGCATTGAGGCGGGACAATTTATGCAGTTTAATTTTGTAGCCAAAAATCCGGATCAGGCTTCAGATATCGCCTGGGATGCCTTCCAGTATTACAGCGACGGCTCCATTGTGGAATGGACGGGTGAAGAAGGAGCGGACACACCGCACTCCATCACCAAGATTACCCCCGAGGCAGCTGCAAACGCCACTTCCGCCGACAGCGCTCACGATACAGCTTCCGGGGATCACAGCGCGAACTCATCCGCCAACAGCACTGCCGATCATGCGGAGGCTTCTGCAGCAGATTCCAGCAGCAGCACGACCTCCACACTGAACCTGATCATGTCTGCAGGGGCCCTGATCGTCTCCTTAGCCGCCTTGTGGTTTGCGGTTCTAGCTGCACGCCGCCGCAAAGCTTAA
- a CDS encoding copper resistance CopC/CopD family protein, which translates to MKVQTLQRMTLSLMILGCLILLFPGFASAHAYIIEAEPASGQVMPHSPEQVSILFNEPVGGAFLTLSVTNASGDRVDLDQAGIDPNNAAKLVNKLKPDLPEGVYTIHWRAVSGDGHPISGTIPFIVGQASSASADLPGSAQDNTSPGLDQTLIRWLQYLGYALYAGVLSLSLFLLPKHAREGSYTNRGSRIWLTAALLLAGLGILLSLPLQIRLEAGLGWGAVWQGELFRQTLKTSSFGTVWWAQALMLLVLAALTYGLVSKDYQRRKRSLARWAAVTLGLMLLAKAFIGHPAAASSRTLAIAADFVHLAAASLWTGGLVALALVMPGIAAGQARLDGQPSLAAFTVRRFSLTASLCVAVLLISGVYGSVLYLPDVGALFNTAYGQVLLVKAGLMILMLALAFFNYRRGAKQQKLGAALWTELASGLVVLVLAALLTNLSPVQAPKGPVHLTEALQGGSRLELNISPAAIGSNRLEVKMTDKDGSTLKGIQQITLKFSSTKEKMDPIVVNLPGDRPQYSADLLLTTSGSWQVDYHILLSTLESIDGSLSFEAGMP; encoded by the coding sequence ATGAAGGTTCAAACATTACAAAGAATGACCCTCAGCCTCATGATTCTTGGCTGCCTCATCCTGCTATTTCCAGGCTTCGCATCCGCGCATGCCTATATTATTGAAGCCGAACCTGCCAGCGGTCAAGTTATGCCTCATTCACCCGAACAGGTATCCATTCTGTTCAACGAGCCCGTCGGAGGCGCCTTCCTCACCCTTTCGGTTACGAACGCCTCCGGAGATCGAGTGGATTTGGATCAGGCTGGCATAGATCCGAACAATGCAGCCAAACTGGTTAACAAGCTCAAGCCAGACCTCCCTGAAGGGGTCTATACGATTCACTGGCGTGCCGTTTCGGGAGATGGACATCCGATATCCGGCACCATTCCTTTTATTGTTGGGCAAGCGAGCAGCGCAAGTGCCGATCTGCCCGGAAGTGCTCAGGACAATACATCACCCGGTCTGGACCAGACGCTGATCCGCTGGCTTCAATATTTAGGATACGCCTTATATGCCGGTGTTCTGTCGCTCTCCCTATTCCTTCTGCCCAAGCATGCCCGTGAGGGGAGCTACACTAATCGCGGGAGCCGCATCTGGCTCACCGCCGCTCTCCTCCTCGCGGGTCTAGGAATTCTGCTCAGCCTGCCTCTGCAAATCCGGCTCGAAGCTGGACTTGGCTGGGGCGCCGTATGGCAGGGTGAACTGTTCCGCCAGACCCTAAAGACCTCTTCCTTCGGAACGGTCTGGTGGGCGCAGGCGCTGATGCTGCTTGTCCTCGCCGCCTTGACTTACGGGCTCGTGTCCAAGGACTATCAGCGCCGCAAGCGAAGCCTTGCCCGCTGGGCGGCCGTGACGCTCGGTCTGATGCTCCTGGCCAAAGCCTTTATCGGCCACCCGGCAGCCGCTTCTTCACGGACCTTAGCGATTGCCGCCGACTTCGTGCATCTGGCAGCCGCATCGCTGTGGACCGGGGGCCTGGTTGCCCTGGCGCTTGTGATGCCAGGCATCGCGGCTGGCCAGGCCCGGCTTGACGGGCAGCCTTCGCTTGCTGCCTTTACGGTTCGCCGCTTCTCGTTAACGGCATCCCTCTGCGTTGCCGTTCTGCTAATCAGCGGCGTGTATGGCTCCGTCCTTTACCTGCCCGATGTGGGGGCGCTGTTCAACACAGCTTACGGGCAGGTGCTGCTGGTGAAGGCGGGCCTGATGATTCTCATGCTGGCCCTCGCCTTCTTCAATTATCGGCGCGGAGCCAAACAGCAGAAGCTTGGCGCCGCCCTATGGACCGAGCTTGCCTCCGGCCTGGTCGTGCTGGTGCTGGCTGCGCTGCTGACGAACCTCTCGCCTGTTCAGGCGCCTAAAGGTCCGGTCCACTTGACCGAGGCCCTGCAAGGCGGCTCCAGGCTTGAACTGAACATCTCACCAGCAGCCATCGGCAGCAATCGCCTGGAGGTTAAGATGACGGATAAGGACGGCAGCACGCTGAAGGGAATCCAGCAAATCACGCTGAAGTTCTCTTCAACCAAAGAGAAGATGGACCCCATTGTCGTCAACTTGCCGGGAGATCGTCCGCAGTATTCTGCAGACTTGCTGCTGACCACCTCGGGGAGCTGGCAGGTAGACTACCACATCCTGCTTTCCACCTTAGAATCTATAGATGGCAGCCTTAGCTTTGAGGCCGGCATGCCTTAA
- a CDS encoding metal-sensitive transcriptional regulator, translating into MKEENQAGEKQASQCCDSHHADRQSHHSEAFKGKLITRLNRIEGQIRGVKGLIEKDTYCDDVLNQIAAIQSALNGVGKLLLEGHMKSCLIERIQAGEMEVVDELLVTVNKLMK; encoded by the coding sequence ATGAAGGAAGAGAATCAAGCGGGCGAGAAGCAGGCTTCACAATGCTGCGATTCCCATCATGCGGATAGACAGAGCCATCATTCAGAGGCCTTTAAGGGCAAGCTCATTACCCGGCTTAACCGGATTGAGGGCCAGATTCGCGGCGTGAAGGGACTCATCGAGAAGGATACTTACTGCGATGATGTGCTGAATCAGATTGCGGCGATCCAATCCGCGCTCAATGGCGTTGGGAAGCTGCTGCTGGAAGGGCATATGAAGAGTTGCCTGATTGAGCGCATCCAAGCCGGAGAGATGGAAGTCGTCGATGAGCTGCTGGTCACTGTCAACAAATTAATGAAGTAG
- a CDS encoding copper ion binding protein produces MQNVKLQVEGMSCNHCVKAVEGALEEVGAAGKVDLAAKTVDVTYDESKLNLDAIKAAIEDQGYDVV; encoded by the coding sequence ATGCAAAACGTGAAGCTGCAAGTGGAAGGTATGTCGTGCAATCATTGTGTCAAAGCGGTTGAAGGTGCGCTTGAGGAAGTTGGAGCAGCAGGCAAAGTGGATCTTGCCGCGAAGACTGTAGATGTTACTTATGATGAGAGCAAGTTGAACCTTGATGCGATCAAAGCTGCGATTGAAGATCAAGGGTATGACGTCGTCTAA
- a CDS encoding heavy metal translocating P-type ATPase yields the protein MENAKEALAGQEQTTLQITGMTCAACATRIEKGLNRLPGVEQANVNLAMETAMVKYEPDAVSLEDIMKKVDQLGYKAEPKQSEEETEKAKTREVHHQRNKLIVSAVLSLPLLWAMAGHFSFTSFIWTPELLMNPWFQLILATPVQFIIGGGFYVGAYKALRNKSANMDVLVALGTSAAYFYSLYQTIRWATLPHAHTSELYYETSAILITLILMGKWFEALAKGRSSQAIKTLMGLQAKNALVVRDGAETLVPLEEVVPGDIVVVRPGEKIPVDGEVIEGMTSIDESMLTGESIPVEKKPGDTVIGATVNKHGALKIRATKVGRETALAQIIRVVEEAQGSKAPIQRVADVISGIFVPIVVGIAAVTFLVWLLLVNPGDFSGALEKAIAVLVIACPCALGLATPTSIMAGSGRAAEYGILFKGGEHLEAAQRIDTVVLDKTGTVTQGKPVLTDVLPAAGIREEDLLRWVATAEARSEHPLAEAIVSGARERGLSLPEASAFEAVPGHGIMADVDGRRLLAGTRRLMQREGVAADAATKAMAELEQAGKTALLIAVDGQYAGTVAVMDTVKDTSKAAVQRLKEQGIRVIMITGDNERAARAIAAEVGIDEVLAEVLPEGKAAEVKRLQQQGRRVAMVGDGINDAPALATADTGIAIGTGTDVAMEAADVTLMRGDLTGVADAILMSRRTMGNIKQNLFWALAYNTVGIPIAAAGFLAPWLAGAAMALSSVSVVLNALRLQRVKL from the coding sequence ATGGAAAATGCAAAGGAAGCATTGGCCGGCCAGGAGCAGACTACCCTTCAGATTACGGGAATGACCTGTGCCGCTTGCGCTACAAGAATTGAGAAGGGTCTGAACCGGCTCCCGGGTGTGGAGCAGGCCAATGTGAACCTGGCGATGGAGACGGCTATGGTGAAGTATGAGCCGGATGCCGTCTCGCTCGAAGATATCATGAAGAAGGTCGATCAATTAGGATACAAGGCCGAGCCTAAGCAATCAGAGGAAGAGACTGAGAAGGCCAAGACCCGCGAGGTTCATCATCAACGGAACAAGCTGATTGTCTCGGCGGTTCTGTCACTTCCCCTGCTGTGGGCTATGGCAGGCCATTTCTCCTTCACCTCGTTCATCTGGACGCCGGAGCTGCTCATGAACCCGTGGTTCCAGCTGATTTTGGCAACGCCCGTACAGTTCATCATCGGCGGCGGGTTCTATGTGGGCGCTTATAAGGCATTAAGGAACAAAAGCGCCAATATGGATGTGCTTGTCGCGCTCGGAACCTCAGCGGCCTATTTCTACAGCCTGTATCAGACGATCCGCTGGGCAACCCTGCCGCATGCCCATACCTCTGAGCTGTACTATGAGACCAGCGCCATTCTCATTACCTTAATTCTGATGGGAAAATGGTTCGAAGCGCTCGCTAAGGGCCGCTCCTCTCAAGCGATCAAGACCTTGATGGGCCTGCAAGCGAAGAACGCGCTTGTTGTGCGGGATGGGGCCGAGACGCTGGTGCCCTTAGAAGAAGTCGTTCCCGGGGATATTGTCGTTGTCCGTCCCGGTGAGAAAATTCCGGTGGACGGGGAAGTGATCGAAGGGATGACTTCGATCGATGAGTCGATGCTGACCGGAGAGAGTATCCCCGTTGAGAAGAAGCCGGGGGATACGGTGATCGGTGCCACGGTGAACAAGCACGGGGCGCTGAAGATCCGGGCCACGAAGGTCGGACGCGAGACAGCCCTGGCTCAGATTATCCGTGTTGTGGAAGAAGCACAGGGCTCTAAGGCACCTATTCAGCGCGTTGCTGATGTGATCTCCGGCATCTTCGTGCCGATTGTCGTCGGCATCGCCGCTGTGACCTTCCTTGTATGGCTGCTGCTTGTAAATCCAGGCGATTTCTCAGGCGCGCTGGAGAAAGCCATCGCGGTCCTGGTTATTGCCTGCCCTTGCGCGCTCGGGCTGGCTACGCCAACCTCGATTATGGCTGGATCAGGCCGTGCGGCAGAATACGGCATCCTCTTCAAGGGCGGCGAGCATCTGGAAGCTGCACAGCGCATAGATACGGTCGTGCTGGATAAGACCGGCACGGTCACGCAAGGCAAGCCGGTGCTGACAGATGTGTTGCCTGCCGCTGGCATCCGCGAAGAGGATTTGCTTCGCTGGGTTGCAACCGCTGAAGCCCGCTCCGAGCATCCGCTGGCGGAAGCGATTGTGAGCGGGGCCCGCGAGCGGGGGCTGAGCCTTCCGGAAGCGAGCGCCTTCGAAGCGGTGCCGGGCCACGGCATCATGGCGGATGTGGATGGCCGCCGGCTGCTTGCTGGCACACGGCGGCTGATGCAGCGCGAAGGCGTGGCGGCTGACGCTGCCACCAAGGCCATGGCCGAGCTGGAGCAGGCCGGCAAGACGGCTCTGCTCATCGCAGTGGACGGCCAATATGCCGGCACGGTCGCCGTGATGGACACGGTTAAGGACACCTCCAAGGCCGCGGTGCAGCGGCTGAAGGAGCAGGGGATCCGTGTCATCATGATTACCGGCGACAACGAGCGTGCGGCCCGCGCCATTGCCGCCGAGGTCGGCATTGATGAAGTGCTGGCCGAGGTGCTGCCGGAGGGCAAGGCCGCTGAGGTCAAGCGGCTGCAGCAGCAGGGCCGCCGGGTCGCTATGGTCGGCGACGGCATTAACGATGCCCCGGCCTTGGCAACGGCGGACACGGGCATTGCCATCGGCACGGGGACCGATGTGGCCATGGAGGCCGCCGATGTGACCCTGATGCGGGGCGACCTGACCGGCGTGGCGGACGCCATTCTTATGAGCCGCCGCACCATGGGCAACATTAAGCAGAACCTGTTCTGGGCGCTAGCCTACAACACGGTGGGCATCCCGATTGCCGCGGCTGGCTTCCTCGCTCCGTGGCTGGCAGGGGCTGCCATGGCGCTTAGCTCGGTGTCGGTCGTGCTGAATGCGCTGCGGCTGCAGCGGGTGAAGCTATAA